From a region of the Pseudodesulfovibrio senegalensis genome:
- a CDS encoding isoprenyl transferase gives MTATTGTIPAHIAVIMDGNGRWATKRGLPRTKGHKAGTEAARAIVTHCREIGVRHLTLYTFSKENWARPKEEVGTLFDLLTSFLKNEQKQLLEQDIRLKVLGDVDGLPLAVRTVLKRVMEKTAGCAGMTLNLALNYGGRDEIVRACRRLVQQGLAPEQIDEQALSRELFTAGQPDPDLVIRTSGEIRISNYLLFQTAYSEFYFTDVLWPDFTPDHLDAAIADLNSRQRRFGKTGQQLEQDDK, from the coding sequence ATGACCGCCACCACCGGAACAATCCCTGCGCACATTGCCGTCATCATGGACGGCAACGGACGCTGGGCCACGAAACGCGGGCTGCCAAGGACCAAAGGCCACAAGGCCGGGACCGAAGCGGCCCGCGCCATTGTCACGCACTGCCGTGAAATCGGCGTGCGCCACCTGACTCTGTACACCTTTTCCAAGGAGAACTGGGCGCGTCCCAAGGAAGAAGTGGGCACGCTCTTCGACCTGCTGACCTCGTTCCTGAAGAACGAACAGAAGCAGCTCCTTGAACAGGATATCCGGCTCAAAGTTCTGGGCGATGTGGACGGCCTGCCGCTTGCCGTGCGCACCGTGCTCAAACGAGTCATGGAAAAAACCGCAGGCTGCGCGGGCATGACCCTGAACCTGGCCCTGAACTACGGCGGACGCGATGAAATAGTCCGTGCCTGCCGACGTCTCGTGCAGCAGGGACTTGCCCCGGAACAGATTGACGAGCAGGCCCTGAGCCGGGAGCTGTTCACCGCAGGCCAGCCCGATCCGGATCTGGTCATCCGCACCAGCGGGGAAATCCGCATTTCCAACTATCTGCTTTTTCAGACCGCATATTCGGAATTTTATTTCACGGACGTGCTCTGGCCGGACTTCACACCGGACCATCTGGACGCGGCCATTGCCGATCTCAACTCTCGCCAGCGCCGATTCGGCAAGACCGGCCAGCAACTGGAACAAGACGATAAATAA
- the tsf gene encoding translation elongation factor Ts, translated as MAITAAMVKELREKTGAGMMDCKKALVESDGDHEKAVVYLREKGLAKAAKKAGRATSEGIVANFIAADGKSGALVELKCETDFVAKNEDFRAFADKLAEKVAGMDVTAGNADDLGDAADVTDLIAKLGENMGVGRFAKLTTDGKLGLYIHSNNKIGVLVDMKGGDDELSKDIAMQVAAANPVCLVPDELPQENLEKEKAIYLKQAMDEGKPEEIAQKIVMGRLNKYYKEVCLTEQPFIKEDKKSIKQLLKEKDASIGGFVRLALGDDAE; from the coding sequence ATGGCTATTACCGCTGCTATGGTAAAGGAACTGCGCGAAAAGACCGGCGCAGGAATGATGGACTGCAAGAAAGCCCTGGTGGAAAGCGACGGCGACCATGAAAAGGCCGTTGTCTATCTGCGCGAAAAGGGTCTTGCCAAGGCCGCCAAAAAGGCCGGACGCGCCACGTCCGAAGGCATCGTGGCCAACTTCATCGCCGCGGACGGAAAGTCCGGTGCGCTGGTGGAACTCAAGTGCGAAACCGACTTCGTGGCCAAGAACGAAGACTTCCGCGCCTTTGCCGACAAACTGGCCGAAAAGGTCGCCGGCATGGACGTAACCGCCGGCAATGCCGATGATCTGGGCGACGCCGCAGACGTGACCGACCTCATCGCCAAGCTGGGCGAGAACATGGGCGTCGGCCGTTTTGCCAAGCTGACCACCGACGGCAAGCTGGGCCTGTACATCCACTCCAACAACAAGATCGGTGTGCTCGTGGACATGAAGGGCGGCGACGACGAGTTGAGCAAGGACATCGCCATGCAGGTGGCCGCAGCCAACCCGGTATGCCTCGTCCCCGACGAGCTGCCCCAGGAAAACCTGGAAAAGGAAAAGGCCATCTACCTGAAGCAGGCCATGGACGAAGGCAAGCCCGAAGAGATCGCCCAGAAGATCGTCATGGGCCGCCTGAACAAATACTACAAGGAAGTCTGCCTGACCGAACAGCCGTTCATCAAGGAAGACAAGAAGAGCATCAAACAGTTGCTCAAAGAAAAAGACGCCAGCATCGGCGGCTTCGTCAGGCTGGCGCTTGGCGACGACGCCGAATAA
- the pyrH gene encoding UMP kinase yields the protein MDKMRFSRVLIKLSGEALAGEQQFGIEPQAIGQFCKEIAEVAASGVQIALVIGGGNIFRGLSASAKGMDRAQADYMGMLATVMNALAVQDALENHGCQTRVMTAFDMKEVAEPYIRRRAVRHLEKGRVVICAAGTGNPYFTTDSAAALRALELKCEAILKATKVDGVYDKDPVKFDDAVKYDKVTFIEVLEKRLGVMDSTAISMARDNDLPIIVFNLFKEGNMLKVTGGENIGTIVQGGD from the coding sequence ATGGACAAAATGCGGTTTTCGCGGGTATTGATCAAGCTGAGCGGTGAAGCGCTCGCCGGTGAGCAGCAGTTCGGAATCGAACCTCAGGCCATCGGTCAGTTTTGCAAGGAAATCGCCGAGGTGGCGGCATCCGGAGTCCAGATCGCTCTGGTCATCGGCGGCGGCAATATCTTTCGGGGACTTTCTGCAAGCGCCAAGGGCATGGATCGCGCCCAGGCGGACTACATGGGCATGCTCGCCACGGTCATGAACGCACTGGCCGTGCAGGATGCGCTGGAAAACCATGGCTGCCAGACCCGCGTGATGACCGCCTTTGACATGAAGGAAGTCGCAGAGCCGTATATCCGCAGACGGGCCGTCCGCCACCTTGAAAAAGGGCGCGTGGTCATTTGTGCGGCGGGCACGGGCAACCCGTATTTCACCACGGACTCGGCCGCAGCCCTGAGAGCCCTGGAGCTCAAGTGCGAAGCCATTCTCAAGGCCACCAAGGTGGACGGCGTATACGACAAGGACCCCGTGAAGTTCGACGACGCCGTCAAGTACGACAAGGTCACCTTCATCGAGGTTCTGGAAAAACGTCTCGGGGTCATGGACTCCACGGCCATCTCCATGGCCAGGGACAACGACCTGCCGATCATCGTGTTCAACCTGTTCAAGGAAGGCAACATGCTCAAGGTCACCGGCGGCGAGAACATAGGAACGATCGTTCAAGGAGGAGACTAG
- the frr gene encoding ribosome recycling factor produces MQSVLSDGKKRMEGALGAQEKEFAKLRTGRASASLVDGIEVDYYGTSTPLNQLASVSVPDSRTLTIQPWDKGAFGSVEKAIQKSDLGLNPVNDGKIIRISIPPLTEERRKELVKVAKKYTEDAKVAVRNVRRDMNESLKKMEKDKDITEDDLHKGQDDVQKLTDDFVKQADAALEAKEKEILEI; encoded by the coding sequence ATGCAATCTGTTCTGAGTGACGGGAAAAAACGCATGGAAGGCGCGCTGGGCGCACAGGAAAAGGAATTTGCCAAGCTCCGCACCGGCCGGGCCAGCGCCTCGCTCGTGGACGGCATCGAAGTCGATTATTACGGCACGTCGACTCCCCTCAACCAGTTGGCCTCGGTTTCCGTGCCGGACTCCCGCACACTGACCATCCAGCCCTGGGACAAAGGCGCGTTCGGCAGCGTGGAAAAGGCCATTCAGAAATCCGACCTCGGCCTCAACCCGGTCAACGACGGCAAGATCATCCGTATCAGCATCCCGCCCCTGACCGAGGAACGCCGCAAGGAACTGGTCAAGGTGGCCAAAAAGTACACTGAAGACGCCAAGGTCGCGGTACGCAATGTCCGCCGCGACATGAACGAATCCCTCAAGAAAATGGAAAAAGACAAGGACATCACCGAGGACGACCTGCACAAGGGGCAGGACGACGTGCAGAAGCTGACCGACGATTTCGTCAAGCAGGCCGATGCAGCCCTTGAGGCCAAGGAAAAGGAAATCCTCGAAATCTGA
- a CDS encoding phosphatidate cytidylyltransferase — protein sequence MTTGLLLAVVPLLAIAMQGWTLFIILTLFCILAQWEFHGLFKTAGPGLFHKVLAALCTLPLLLSFKLESNTWVLLCLMGGFWAAGMAFLIRYSRNPETTDFRTPMIFLCGLIYIPLNFHFFMNFNRAELFLVLLAAVFTDTAAFYVGTAIGKRKIWPSVSPKKSWAGSLGGLAACMLVTTIMGLSLGNGPVWAWPLLGAALNIAAQMGDFFESALKRALAVKDSGSILPGHGGLLDRVDSLLLVVPVYALLRTIHPFFG from the coding sequence GTGACAACCGGATTGCTGCTGGCTGTAGTGCCCCTGCTGGCCATTGCCATGCAGGGATGGACATTGTTCATCATTCTGACCCTGTTCTGTATCCTTGCCCAATGGGAGTTTCACGGTCTGTTCAAAACAGCCGGCCCGGGCCTGTTCCACAAGGTGTTGGCCGCCCTGTGCACGCTGCCCCTGCTGCTTTCCTTCAAGCTGGAAAGCAACACCTGGGTTCTGCTCTGCCTCATGGGCGGATTCTGGGCCGCGGGCATGGCCTTTCTCATCCGCTACAGCAGAAACCCTGAAACCACGGATTTCCGCACACCCATGATTTTCCTGTGCGGGCTGATATACATTCCCTTGAATTTCCATTTCTTCATGAATTTCAATCGGGCCGAACTGTTCCTCGTGCTTCTGGCCGCAGTGTTCACGGACACGGCCGCCTTTTACGTGGGCACAGCGATCGGCAAACGCAAGATATGGCCTTCGGTCAGCCCCAAGAAATCATGGGCAGGCAGTCTTGGCGGGCTCGCGGCCTGCATGCTCGTTACCACCATCATGGGCCTCTCCCTTGGCAACGGACCGGTATGGGCATGGCCTCTGCTGGGCGCGGCCCTGAACATTGCGGCACAAATGGGCGACTTCTTTGAATCCGCGCTCAAGCGCGCCCTTGCCGTCAAGGACTCGGGCAGCATACTGCCCGGCCACGGCGGTCTGCTGGACAGAGTGGACAGCCTGCTGCTGGTGGTGCCCGTTTACGCCCTGCTGCGCACCATCCACCCGTTTTTCGGGTAA